A part of Anolis sagrei isolate rAnoSag1 chromosome 3, rAnoSag1.mat, whole genome shotgun sequence genomic DNA contains:
- the RNF168 gene encoding E3 ubiquitin-protein ligase RNF168, which yields MKMSKDPEAPLSLSDCQCNICMDIFVEPVTLPCHHTVCNSCFQLTVEKASLCCPFCRRRVSSWARYNARRNTLINSELWAKIQKHFPEECQRRLSGQEIEEDVCLPQPLRCLSKPGELRQEYEAEITKAEAERRAHEEEESKASEQYIQRLLAEEEQEQKLIGEWKKQMEEQLLQDEMLARELSFSLNSSTEERMSNGLSPGLSPDSCKTSKNKSNSSADIKKYLSPKSCKILAPNLLVRKSEEENTGFSGVSSKNSFTLEKEERMDEMPTKSLQTISVARNTVGSYIEPACKMNGLASVTYREDCETMCLFSKSGMAGYDVKKDNFTGNLDWPNHPGNAAPQETLISVTSDSQQDCSIPTCNQVTMENKNESLKLITTGIPKRKSQESPSEAVVDLVMNDKRRRTFAQIDDEDMYDIQQQIHLEQKIYERYKQEEEDRLLALKLQREVDKEQKTLNRKKGSPDEYHLRPKTSQSEKESPVLRKPCKNSQTDREQRKLRRSSHNENQKPSNKLQTKSSPKGGNVLNCVLNSPASKSSALLPSKQKTIVQMFKRPATN from the exons ATGAAGATGTCAAAAGACCCAGAGGCTCCTCTCTCCTTATCTGACTGCCAGTGTAATATTTGCATGGACATTTTTGTGGAACCAGTCACATTACCGTGCCATCACACAGTCTGCAATTCCTGTTTCCAACTTACAGTGGAAAAGGCCAGCTTGTGCTGCCCTTTCTGTCGTCGGCGAGTATCTTCTTGGGCACGGTATAATGCCCGCAGGAACACTCTTATTAATTCAGAATTATGGGCAAAGATTCAGAAACATTTTCCAGAAGAATGCCAGCGCAGACTTAGTGGACAAGAGATAGAAGAAGACG TATGTTTACCTCAACCACTACGCTGCTTAAGTAAGCCTGGAGAATTAAGACAGGAATATGAAGCTGAAATAACCAAG GCAGAAGCAGAACGACGTGCTCACGAAGAAGAAGAGAGCAAAGCAAGTGAACAGTATATTCAAAGACTCCTAGCGGAAGAGGAACAAGAGCAGAAGTTAATAGGAGAATGGAAAAAGCAGATGGAAGAACAGCTTTTACAAGATGAAATGTTGGCACGTGAGCTCAGTTTTAGTTTG AATAGCTCTACCGAAGAACGTATGAGCAATGGTCTATCACCTGGTCTATCTCCTGATTCctgcaaaacatcaaaaaataaatCAAACAGTTCTGCAGACATTAAAAA GTATTTGTCTCCGAAGTCCTGCAAGATCTTAGCTCCCAACTTGCTAGTCAgaaaatcagaagaagaaaacacCGGCTTTTCTGGG GTCAGTAGCAAAAATAGCTTTAcattagagaaagaagaaagaatggatgaaatgcCCACAAAATCTCTGCAGACTATCAGTGTGGCTAGAAATACTGTGGGTTCTTATATAGAACCAGCTTGCAAGATGAATGGACTTGCTAGTGTCACATATAGGGAAGACTGTGAAACTATGTGTCTTTTCTCAAAGAGCGGTATGGCTGGTTATGATGTAAAAAAAGACAATTTTACAGGAAACCTGGATTGGCCAAACCATCCAGGAAATGCTGCTCCCCAGGAAACACTTATTTCTGTAACATCTGATAGCCAGCAAGACTGTAGCATTCCAACTTGCAACCAAGTaacaatggaaaataaaaatgaGTCACTAAAACTGATTACTACAGGGATTCCTAAGAGAAAATCTCAAGAATCACCCTCCGAAGCAGTGGTGGATTTGGTTATGAATGataaaagaagaagaactttTGCACAAATAGATGATGAAGATATGTATGatatacaacaacaaatacatttgGAGCAGAAAATTTATGAAAGATATaagcaagaagaagaagatagaCTTCTAGCTCTGAAGCTTCAGAGGGAAGTAGACaaagaacagaaaacactaaaccGCAAAAAAGGCTCTCCAGATGAGTACCATTTACGCCCTAAAACATCTCAGTCCGAAAAGGAATCTCCGGTGCTTAGGAAACCTTGCAAGAATAGCCAGACTGACAGAGAACAACGAAAATTACGAAGAAGCTCTCATAATGAGAACCAGAAGCCCTCTAACAAACTTCAGACAAAGTCATCTCCAAAAGGAGGGAATGTTTTGAACTGTGTCCTTAACAGCCCTGCCTCTAAGAGTTCAGCATTATTGCCAAGCAAACAAAAAACGATCGTTCAGATGTTTAAGAGACCTGCAACCAACTAG